One Thermococcus eurythermalis DNA segment encodes these proteins:
- the cas6 gene encoding CRISPR-associated endoribonuclease Cas6, translated as MRLMLTFRPTGDAPRDSVTKHTVQGLIYSHLWGTEYWKRHDEARFKFFTFSDIFPPGDFRAGEEKSVLISSPDGNFIEVLHDRLSGKESLYLGGLKVELVRIKKFSLRPRGNFVTGSPVVVRSMNPDVRGFFTFYHEKSPDYFISRITENALKKYRVFTGEEFELDGPIFDRMVPRVRKNGRVDVYTRVRMHGASFLIPGSAWRLLQKRITPDNRDFYAFLMDAGLGELNSLGFGFLTP; from the coding sequence ATGCGGCTCATGCTGACCTTCCGTCCGACGGGGGACGCTCCGAGGGATTCCGTGACGAAGCACACCGTCCAGGGCCTCATATACTCCCACCTCTGGGGCACCGAGTACTGGAAGAGGCACGATGAAGCGCGGTTCAAGTTCTTCACGTTCTCGGACATCTTCCCGCCGGGCGACTTCAGGGCGGGTGAGGAAAAGTCGGTTCTCATCAGCTCCCCGGACGGGAACTTCATCGAAGTCCTCCACGATAGGCTCAGCGGGAAGGAAAGCCTCTACCTCGGCGGGCTCAAGGTCGAGCTTGTGAGAATAAAAAAGTTCTCCCTCAGGCCCAGGGGAAACTTCGTAACGGGTTCTCCCGTCGTCGTCCGCTCGATGAACCCCGATGTCAGGGGCTTCTTCACGTTCTACCACGAGAAGAGCCCCGACTACTTCATATCCCGCATCACGGAGAACGCCCTCAAGAAATACCGCGTCTTTACCGGCGAGGAGTTCGAGCTGGACGGGCCTATCTTCGACAGAATGGTTCCAAGGGTTCGAAAGAACGGGAGGGTGGACGTTTACACCCGTGTTAGGATGCACGGCGCGAGCTTTCTAATCCCCGGAAGCGCGTGGAGACTGCTCCAGAAGAGGATTACTCCAGACAACCGCGACTTCTACGCGTTCTTAATGGACGCCGGCCTTGGCGAGCTCAACTCCCTCGGCTTCGGCTTCTTAACCCCCTAA
- a CDS encoding DEAD/DEAH box helicase, translating into MSLFETLKPLKSEIARVHVFPPRDGEFGEFHFKNPEVNALLKELGFSLYRHQAEALEKLYSGKNIVVTTPTASGKSEIFRLAIFDSYLSDPRATYLLIYPTRALINNQFEKFSLQNLTFYRLTGKHVSARILTGDVPWRERREMLRERPNVIFTTPDMLHYNILRKWRDYEWLLRNLRYLVVDELHVYRGVFGSNAAWLFRRLGFRLKRLGARPQIIALSATLRNPEEFAEKLFRRKFEAVREATNPFPRRYLILFEPKNLDERQLLRALIERLADSGIKTLVFFDSRKGTEKLLRFLLSSPVFPKTSTYKGTLPKNVRWEIERDFKEGKLLVLLTTNALELGIDIGDLDAVVNYGIPPDGLFSLIQRFGRAGRKADREALNAIVLRKNGLDYYYREHFDELVGRLEKGVIEYMPVNVENERIAEKHLHYLLTELGILDWDELNGFERKIAEKLVIERKADLKKNPLTGRLELRVRKPAFSYSSLRTASDETFFLVRDEPWIRSKLMEKSSLGELLNFINWLKLKGYIIEEVDADEYHRSLLPGMAYFSRGELYMARDRLTIGKFHFVFARQLNRFWDVETFAAKREEVEILETVASKEHAGVEIGLGRLRVRHIYTGFAVKGNDVGNYVDELMKLKEAGILKGEIYSPVSGERVEADEDFSILNWEKFAKVEFEKPHVREFETEGIWLVFPDWIREVTGEEFREFFAVTEEKGFEDVAFTIYSNLDRRKLFPLYLGATSHVIRKSIGNALQKLGISDEELAFAIKKMIDSKDGIGSALHAIEHNLIKIAPIFTYIDSRELGGYSYASFPCSPHAGKPLVFIYDGNEGGAGLAPILYENIEKLMGKSLEHLRSCPCRDGCPVCTLSPKCGTFNEFLDKWAAIKVWERVLGSKEEGITGD; encoded by the coding sequence ATGTCCCTTTTCGAGACGCTGAAGCCATTGAAGTCAGAGATAGCGAGAGTCCACGTTTTCCCGCCGAGAGATGGTGAGTTCGGCGAGTTCCACTTCAAAAACCCCGAAGTAAACGCCCTCCTTAAAGAGCTCGGCTTCTCCCTCTACCGCCACCAGGCTGAGGCCCTTGAGAAACTCTACTCCGGCAAAAACATCGTTGTAACCACCCCAACCGCGAGCGGAAAGAGCGAGATATTCCGGCTGGCTATATTCGACTCCTACCTCTCCGATCCGCGAGCGACCTACCTGCTAATCTATCCCACCCGCGCGCTCATCAACAACCAGTTTGAGAAGTTCTCGCTCCAGAACCTCACCTTCTACCGCCTCACGGGAAAGCACGTGAGCGCGAGAATCCTAACTGGAGATGTCCCCTGGCGCGAGAGGCGTGAGATGCTCCGCGAGAGGCCGAACGTGATATTCACGACTCCCGACATGCTCCACTACAACATCCTGAGGAAGTGGAGGGATTACGAGTGGCTCCTGCGGAACCTCCGCTACCTCGTCGTTGATGAGCTCCACGTTTACCGCGGCGTCTTCGGGAGCAACGCGGCGTGGCTCTTCAGGCGGCTGGGTTTCAGGCTTAAGCGCCTCGGCGCGAGGCCGCAGATTATAGCCCTTTCCGCGACGCTGAGGAACCCAGAGGAGTTCGCCGAAAAACTCTTCAGGAGGAAGTTCGAGGCAGTAAGAGAGGCCACCAACCCCTTCCCGAGGAGGTACCTCATCCTCTTCGAGCCGAAGAACCTGGACGAGAGACAGCTCCTCAGGGCGCTGATTGAGAGGCTGGCCGATAGTGGCATAAAGACCCTCGTCTTCTTCGACAGCAGGAAAGGAACCGAAAAGCTTCTCCGCTTCCTCCTCAGCTCGCCGGTCTTCCCTAAGACGAGCACCTACAAAGGGACGCTCCCCAAGAACGTCCGCTGGGAAATAGAGCGGGACTTCAAGGAGGGCAAGCTCCTCGTCCTCCTCACGACCAACGCCCTCGAGCTCGGCATAGACATCGGCGACCTCGACGCCGTTGTGAACTACGGCATCCCGCCTGACGGGCTGTTCTCCCTCATCCAGCGCTTCGGCAGGGCGGGAAGGAAGGCGGACAGGGAGGCCCTCAACGCCATAGTCCTTAGAAAGAACGGCCTCGATTACTACTACCGCGAGCACTTCGACGAGCTAGTCGGGAGGCTTGAGAAGGGGGTAATCGAGTACATGCCGGTCAACGTGGAGAACGAGCGCATAGCAGAGAAGCATCTCCACTACCTCCTAACCGAGCTTGGGATACTTGATTGGGACGAGCTCAATGGGTTCGAGAGAAAAATCGCCGAAAAGCTCGTGATCGAGAGAAAAGCCGACCTGAAGAAAAACCCGCTCACGGGAAGGCTTGAGCTCCGCGTGAGGAAGCCGGCTTTCAGCTACTCCTCCCTGAGGACAGCGAGCGACGAGACGTTCTTCCTCGTCAGGGACGAGCCCTGGATAAGGAGCAAGCTGATGGAGAAGTCCTCGCTGGGCGAGCTTCTCAACTTCATCAACTGGCTCAAGCTAAAAGGCTACATCATCGAGGAGGTTGACGCCGACGAGTACCACCGCTCGCTCCTCCCCGGAATGGCCTACTTCTCCCGCGGGGAGCTCTACATGGCCAGAGATAGGCTCACCATCGGGAAGTTCCACTTCGTCTTCGCGAGGCAACTCAACCGCTTCTGGGACGTTGAGACCTTCGCGGCCAAGAGGGAAGAGGTCGAGATACTCGAAACCGTCGCGAGCAAGGAGCACGCTGGCGTTGAGATCGGCCTCGGCCGCCTAAGGGTCCGGCACATCTACACGGGGTTCGCCGTTAAGGGCAACGATGTGGGCAACTACGTTGACGAGCTCATGAAACTCAAGGAAGCCGGAATTCTGAAGGGAGAAATCTACTCCCCCGTCAGCGGTGAGAGGGTCGAGGCTGACGAGGACTTTTCAATCTTAAACTGGGAGAAGTTCGCGAAGGTCGAGTTTGAAAAACCCCACGTCAGGGAGTTCGAGACTGAGGGGATTTGGCTCGTCTTCCCGGACTGGATACGGGAGGTCACGGGCGAGGAGTTCAGGGAGTTCTTTGCAGTCACAGAAGAGAAGGGCTTTGAGGACGTTGCGTTCACCATCTACAGCAACCTCGACAGGAGGAAGCTCTTCCCACTTTACCTCGGCGCCACGAGCCACGTCATAAGGAAGAGCATCGGCAACGCCCTCCAGAAGCTCGGAATAAGCGATGAGGAGCTGGCCTTCGCGATAAAGAAAATGATAGACAGCAAGGACGGAATAGGCTCGGCGCTCCACGCGATAGAGCACAACCTCATAAAGATAGCCCCCATCTTCACTTACATCGACAGCAGGGAGCTGGGCGGCTACAGCTACGCGAGCTTCCCCTGCTCACCCCACGCCGGAAAACCCCTCGTGTTCATCTACGACGGCAACGAAGGGGGAGCGGGCCTCGCACCGATACTCTACGAGAACATCGAGAAGCTCATGGGGAAGAGCCTTGAGCACCTCCGCTCCTGCCCCTGCAGGGACGGCTGTCCGGTGTGCACGCTCTCTCCAAAGTGCGGCACCTTCAACGAGTTCCTGGATAAGTGGGCCGCGATAAAGGTTTGGGAGAGGGTTTTGGGAAGCAAAGAGGAGGGCATCACTGGAGATTGA